The region GCCAGCTCGCCGGCGATCCCTTCTGGCGTCAATCCGTGCTCGCCGCCGCGAGGAGCGAGACCCCGGACAAGCCGGAGTTCCGCTGTGACTACGAGGCCATGACGCGTGACATCGCAGCCTTCGGCGGAGCCGTGCTTTCCGGCGAAACGGCGATCGAGACCACCGCCGACCTCGACAACGTCTTCCGCGTCTCGCTCTCGCACTGCGACCGCTGCTGCCCGCAAACCGAGCTGATCCTCGATCCCGACGGCTTCACCCACGAAGGCCTCGCCGCCGTCATCGCCAAGCGCTTCACGCAATGGTGCGAAAAAAAAGCCACGCGAAAACCGCACGTATCACGGGACACGGTCTTCGCGTGAGGAAGATCACTTCCTCCCCCGCGTCCCCGACCATTCCCACAGCTCCGTCAGCAGTAGCCGCTCGCTCGACGCGACCACACGAGCCGCCGTGGTGAAACACTTCGCCTCCGCCAACTCGGCGCGCTTCTCTTTCAATCGTTCCACCATCTGCCGGTAAAGCCCCGCCCGCCGCTTGTGCTCGAACAGCGGGACCATCGCTAGGCACCATGCCGCGATCGCCGGCAGCACCACCGGCAGGAAAGACAACAGAACTCGATCCACCGCAGCAGGCACCTGCCACTTGAAGACACCTCTGAAAATCGCCGCCGCCCCGAACAGCATCGCACCCGTCGAAGCGATGCGGAATGCGGTCTGGAAAACCCTCAGCCGCCGCGCTGCCAACTCTCCCTTCGCGTCAAGGTAGCCGATCTGCCCATCCAGCCGCTGCTTCAGATAGTGGTCGCGCTCCGTTTGCCACGGCTCCCGCTCGCCGATCATCTGCCACGCCGCGCTGCGCAGGAAGGCGGCATCATCGTGAAACAACTCCGCCGCGAACGGCCGCAGCGGCGGCGCGAATGCATGCGATGCCATCAGCGACCTCAGCAACTCCGCGCGCAGCCGATCATCCACCCACTGGTTATTGATCCGCAGCCGCGCCCCCACCCACGGCAGACACGCGGCCAAGACCACGATCCCGAATTTCACCACCGCCGCCAGATCCGCCCCGGGACCAAAGACCGCCAGCACCCCGGCAATCACCGTCGCGCATTGGTTCAGTGTGATTGATCCCGCCGCAAACCAGCGTGACCGCGGCGCACCACGCACCGCACGACGATCCAGCTCCGCGAACAAACGCTCGATCCCCGGCGCCGCGGGCAACTTCTCTATGACCTCATCACTCCACGGCAGAGGCACACGACTCTCCAGTGCCCCCATCCGCGCCGTTTCGGCGTCGATGATCCGGTACGGCACGCCACGCTCGCGCGATTCGGTCACGCTTTCCGCCGTGCCCCCGATGCCGCGAGCCGCTTGCCCGTCCCACAGGAAAAGCATCGCATCGCACACATCCAGGATCTCACGCGCCGCGAGGTGATACGCCTCGGGCGCCACTTCATTGCCCGGCGCGATCTCCACGTTCGCCGCGCCATCGATGATCGCCTTCGCCTTGGCCCACTCCACCTCATCCTCGAAGTCCTCGCGAAAGCGCTCCTCCGGAAACGGCAGCACCACACTGTAGGCCAGCCCAAGCTCACGGCACACTTCCAGGAAGATCAAATCCGCCCCAGCCGCCGCACTTGAGCGTCCGGTGACAACACCATCCAAGTCATCACGGAACTCCTTCAACGCCGTCACGATCGCCGCCTTCACTGCCACCGGATCCACAATCCGCCGGTGCCCCGCGAAGCCAATGATCCACACCCGCCGAAAAGCGGCTCCATCATCTACCATCTGCGATCTACGATCTCCCATCTCAATCAAAGTGCTCCAGCTTCACCGATTGCTCCGCATACCCCCGTCCCATCTCGCCGAGGAAGTCCATCAGCTCGATGTTGTCCAGAGTGAAGCCCTTCTTGCTCACCTTCATCGCCGCTTCCATGTCCGCGTCGCCGATGCTCCGGTCATAGCGCGCATAGAGAAATGCCGCGCGCGGGTTCTCGCGGATCAAGTCGCCGATCTCACTGTCGAGCGGCTCGCCATGGCGGCACTCGCCATGCTGGCGGCACAGCATGTCCTGCATCCACTGCGCCGAGCCGATCAGTGCCGTCGGGATCGACTTCGCCTGGCCTAACAGATTCTCGTCGATCCGCGAACCACGTCCGGTCTTCACCCGGCCGGTGCCGATGGAAACAAGGCTCAGGCGATCCTTCCCATCCGGCCAATTGAGCCGGTACTCCGGCAGCGTCGCCATCGTGTAGAGCAGATACGCGGGATTATTGAAGGGCGTCACGCCTCCATCCTCGAAGGCGAAGACCTGCCGCTTCGTCTCCCCGCTATGCTGGTCCACGATCTCGATCACCTCCGGCGGGAAGAAAGTCGGCGCCGCCGTGCTGGCGCGCACGATCTGCCACAGCGGCAGGTCCAGATTGCAGCCCGGCTGCGCGCGGTCGTTGTAGAGCGCACGCGGGTTGTTCGACATCGGCCACGGCGAACCGGTCGAAGCATTGCGCGTCACCACCAGCAACAGCGTGCGAAGCTTCCGCGTGCCCAGCGTCGCGGGCGTGCCATCACTTTCGACGAAGAAGTGCTTCAGGAAATCCGAGATCGGCTGCCCGGCGAAGCGATGCTTGTAGAGACTGCCCAAGCTGGCCTTGGTGAACATCACCTTCGCATTCTCGCGATACAGCCGGATCACCTCATCCACCGGCAAGCCCCACGACAGGAAGGTCGCAATGATCGCCCCCGTGCTGGTCCCGCCCATGTAGTGAAAATGATCCGCCAGCACCAGATCCGGCCGGCCATGCCTCTCCCGCAGCAGCGCCTCCATCCGCCGCGCGATCTCCAACGAAAACAACCCGCGGATGCCACCGCCATCGAAGGCAAGCAGCCGCGCACGACCGGACGGGGGAGCGGTCCATTCCATGATGCCGCTCGTCTAACCGTTCCCCCCCGCCACGGCGAGCGGCAAAAACATCGCGTGCAAAGCTGAACGCCGGGCAAAATCGGATCCGTGTTGGACAAGACAACTGCGATCCTACACAAACTCGGTGGAAAAATGACCTCTCTACCGCACTTCCCCTATCATCGTGATCCCGAATCTTCAGGTTCGATCCGGTCCAGCGACGCGGCATGCGAGTGTTGTGGCAAGGCTCCGGGGCTTCTTTACGACGGAGTCGTTTACGCTGAGGAATCCGTTCAGAATCTTTGCCCCTGGTGCATCGCGGACGGCTCTGCGGCAGACAAGTTCGATGCCGAATTTTTCGATGCCTACTTCTGCGACGATGACCAGAACGAGGTGAAGATGCCGCCGGAGGCATATCGGGAGGTGTTTTCCCGAACCATTGGCTTCCCGACCTTCAATCCGATTGGTTGGTGGGTTCACTGCAACCAGCCCGCCGAGTACGTGACGCGGAACGAGCCTTACGAGATGGTCTTCGAATGCCGGGTCTGCCACCAGCGGCACGCCATTGATGATCTCGACTAGGGCGCCTCGCCGAGGTGATGATCTGAAAATCAAAGATATCTCCGGCGGCCATTGCAAACCGCCCGATCCACCCTCGCTGCGATTGCCTTATGACTTTTCGCACGATGCTGCTTGAAAGGCCATTCATCCCGCCGATGCTCCGCGACTCTTGAAACCACGGGGATTTCTTTCCGTGGAGTTCATTCCGGCACGCTTCCCGCAGCCGGATTCTCAGTCGCCATGAGTTTCCACCTCCCATCCCGACGGTTCGCGCCGTTGGCTTTCGCGCTATTGCTGTGCTCCGGCGTCGGCCAGATGGTCCGGGCGCAGCAGGGCGCTGCCTTACCGGTGGAGGGCGAGATGAAGCGCTGGCACACCCTCACCTTCGATTTCGCCGGCCCGGCCACCAGCGAATCAGCCACGCCGAATCCCTTCACCGACTACCGGATGGACGTGACCTTCACCCATCCGGCCAGCGGCGCCACGCTGCTGGTGCCGGGCTTCTTCGCCGCAGACGGCGGCGCCGCGGACAGCTCCGCCAGCTCCGGCAATGTCTGGCGCGTCCATTTCGCACCGGAACGCGTCGGCGATTGGACCTACTCGATCTCCTTCCGCAGCGGCACCAATGTGGCCACGGCCGATGGTCCCGCACCGGGCGCCAGTGCCGGCTACTTTGATGGCCTCCAAGGCTCCTTCACCATCGCGCCGAGCGACAAGACCGGCCGCGACTTCCGCGGGAAAGGACGGCTCGATTACGTCGGCCGCCATCACCTGCGCTTCGCCGGCACCGGCGAGTATTTCATGAAGGCAGGCGTCGATTCGCCGGAGAACCTGCTCTCCTACGCCGACTTCGACGGGGATTTCAAAACGGATGGCCAGAAGGACGAGCTCGTGAAGACCTGGGCACCCCACGTGGCCGATTGGCAGCCCGGCGATCCCACCTGGCAGGGCGACAAGGGCAAGGGCCTGATCGGCGCGCTGAACTACCTCGCGTCGGAAGGACTGAACTCCGTTTCCTTCCTCACCATGAACATCAACGGGGATGACAAGAACGTCTTCCCCTACACCACCTACGGCGAACGTAGTAGGCTCGATGTCTCGCGGTTGGACCAGTGGGAGACGATCTTCGAGCACGCCACGCGCAAAGGCTTTTATCTCCACTTCAAGACTCAGGAGACCGAGAACGAACTGCTGCTGGACAACGGCAATCTCGGCCCGCAGCGGAAGCTCTACTATCGCGAGCTCATCGCCCGCTTCAGCCATCACTTGGCGCTGAACTGGAACCTCGGCGAGGAGATCAACAACGCCACCACCGCCCAGAAGGCGGCGTGGGCCCAGTTCTTCCACGACAACGACCCGTATCACCACCCCATCGTCATTCACAATGGTGACCAGCACTTCGACCTGATGGGCCCGCAGTTCGCGCTCACCGGCATGTCGCTGCAGCTCAATGAGGCGAATTTCAGCGACACCTTCACGAACATTCTCCGCTACGTCCGCCGCTCGGATCAGTATGGCAAGGCATGGGTGGTAGGCTGTGATGAACCGGGCAACGCCAGCGCCAGCCTGCGCCCCGACAGCGACCCCGGCACCAGCCACACCGATGCGCGGCGCGACGCGCTCTGGGCCACCATCATGGCCGGTGGAGCAGGCTGTGAATTCTACTTCGGCTCGAATTATCCGAACTCGGACATGACCTGTCAGGACTTCCGAAGCCGGGATGCCTTCTGGGACTACTGCCGTCACGCACTGACCTTCTTCAAGGAGAACACCTTCGCCTTCGAGCTGATGTCGAATCAGAACGAGCTCGTCAGCGGCTATGGCGACAATGGCAACCGCTGTCTCGCCAAGATCGGCGACACCTACTTGATCCAGCTCCGCTCCGGCGGCACCCACACACTGGACCTCACCGGCACCACCGGCAGCTTCACGGTGAAGTGGTTCGATCCTCGCAATGGCGGCACCGCAATCCCCGCCGCCGATCTCGAAGGCGGCGGCATCGTCAGCCTCGGCAGCCCGCCCGCGAGCCCCACTGAAGACTGGATCGTGCTGGTGAAATCCACCAGCGGTGCCAGCGCCACCAATCGCGCCCCCACAGTCACCGCAGGCGCCGATCGCCAGGCCTTTCTCACCGGCGAAACGGTATCCTTCCCACTGGAGGGCGTGGTTTCGGACGATGGCTTGCCGGATCCCGCCGAGCTTGCAGTGGCGTGGACTATGGTTTCCGGCCCCGCGCCCGTCACCTTTGCCCAGCCTAACGCCGCAGCCACCCAGATCACCTTTACTACGGGCGGCACCTATGTCCTGAGCCTCGCGGCGAATGACAGCGACCTCGACGCGCATGACGAGATCACCGTGACCATCTCGCTGCCCACAGAGGGCAATCTCCCGCCGGTCTACAACGGCTACGCCTTCATCACCTCGGTCAATGAGCCTCTGTCGCTTCCCTACGGCGCGATCCTCGCCAGTGCTTCCGACCCCGACGGCGATCCGGTCTCGCCGGTCATGACCAATGGCTCGTCATCACAAGGCGGGCAAGTCGTGATGGAAGCGGGCCATCTGACCTATGCGCCCTCGATCGACTACTTCGGTCCGGATTCATTCGTGCTCACGGTGGGCGATGGCCGTGGCGGCTTCACTACGGCGACGATCACCGTGCAAGTGGCCGAAGCCGGCAGCATCCCGCCGCCGACATCATCCCCCGGCTTGCTACGAGTGGGCGAGGGCGTGATGCGCTTCCGCTACTTCGGCGCACCGGGAGCAAACTACACGCTTGAGCGCTCCACCGACTTGGCGACCTGGACCACGCTCGCAACCGACCTGAGCGGCGAGATCGACTACCTCGATACCGCAGCTCCCACAAAGGCCGCCTTCTACCGCATCGTCGCGCCGTAGCCTGCGCAAGCCTCCCGGGAGCGCCGGTCTCAAGGCCGGCCGAGTGGTCCCCGACTGCCAGATCTTGAGATCAACTCTCCCCAAAGTTGTCTCCACGGATCGACTAAATCCCGCCCTCTCAGCGCTGGATTTATCTTCAGGACAACAACAACAACACGCCGCTAAAACCCAGCATCCAAGCGGCTTCCCGGCGCATCGTGGGCAGATTGTTAGTGTTTTTTCCTCGCGGAATGCACGATTTCGGATATTAAGGAAACCCTTATCTTGCACACACGCTTACTGCGGGAAATCCCCCATTTCGCAGGTGGTGCAATCATGCGAACGCTGCCGGATTCCCCCGTTTCCCGGCCTTTTTCGCCGCGAATTTCCTGACTCCTCGAATCGCCATCCACTCCCGGAACATTCCCAAAAGCCACCTAGCTCATGTCGCCGCTTCGAGCTCTTCTCGCCAGCCTCTTCCTCACCCCCGCAGTCCACGCCGTCACACCTGTCAGCTCCACGGATATATATCAGGAGTCCGGTGGCATCCTCGTGATGGAAGCGGAGCGTACGCCCTCCTCGCTCGGCAGCGGCAGCAATCGCTGGGAACTTTATGAGCCGGGCGAAACGAACTTCGTCACCGGTGCGACCAATGACGCACACCTCGAGTTCCAAGGAAACTCCTCCAATGGCGGACCCGCCGCGGCACCGCTGACCTACAAGTTCCGCATCAACGAAGGCGGCTACTATTACATCCATATCCGCGCCCGCGCCCGCCTCGATGGCGCGACTTCGGACAAGAACAACGACTGCTACATCAAGGTCACCGGCGATAGCTACGGCGCAGGCCCGAACGCTGGCAACGCGCACCTGATGGATGCACCGCTCAGCCTGCTGACGAGCAATACCAAGCTCTACGGCGCGGGCACCACCACCTGGGGCTGGTCCGATCAACTCGACGCCGGCGGCACCGATAACAAGCGCTGGCCCGTTTACAACTTCACCTCCGGCGGCACCTACACGCTCACGATTTCCGGCCGCTCGATCAAATACAACTTCGACCGCATCGTCTTCCGAAAGTCGACGATCGCCACCGCCAGCGCCAAGTCCGCATCGCTTCCCGAGTCATCCACCACCGTCAGCAGCGGCACCGGCCAAGCGGTCTCCACACTGATGCTCGTCAATGCCGACACCGATCACGACATCGGCCCGATCACCAGCGGCATGACCATCAATCTCGCGCTCACCGGCGCGAACCTCAATGTGCGCGCAGTCACCAGCCCCTCCATCGTAGGCTCGGTGCGCTTCAGCCTCGACGGCGCGGCCGACTCGATGACCCAGAGCAGCGCGCCCTACACCCTCGGCGGAGATGGTCCGGGCGATGACTACCTGCCATGGACGCCATCGCTTGGCGGCCACACCCTGATCGCCACGCCCTACACCGCGGCCAGCGCCGGTGGCACCGCAGGCACGCCCATGACGGTGAACTTCACCGTCATCAACACGCCGCCCGGCGGATCTCCCACCGCGAACGCCGGCACCGACAAGTCGATCACGCTGCCAACCAACTCGGTCGTCATCAATGGCACCGGCACGGATACCGATACCGGCGGCTCGATCAGCGCCTACGCATGGACCCAGGTGTCCGGTCCTTCCACAGCCACGCTCTCCGGAAACACCACCGCGAACCTCACCGCCTCCGCCTTGGCTCAGGGCACCTACGTCTTCCGCCTCACCGTCACCGACAATAGCAGCCTGACCGGCTACGATGATGTCAGCGTCGTCGTGAATGCAGCAGCCGGCGTGCCGGTGGCGAATGCGGGAGCCGACAAGGCAATCACCCTACCGACCAATTCGGTCGTCATCAATGGCTCTGGCACCGACGCCGGCGGCTCGATCAGCGCTTACGCATGGACCCAGGTTTCCGGCCCTTCGACCGCCACACTGTCCGGCGCAGCCACCGCAAACCTTACCGCCTCCAACCTCGTCCAAGGCCCCTACGTTTTCCGCCTCACCGTCACCGACAATAGCGCCCTCACCGCGAGTGATGACGCGACCGTGACCGTTTCCGCCGCCTCCGGTGGCAGCGGCCAATCGGTCACCACGCTGATGCTGATCGATGCCGATACCGACAGCGAGATCGGCCCGCTCATCAATGGTGCCACCATCGACCTCGCCGTCGTCGGCGCGAACCTGAACATCCGCGCCGACACCTCGCCCTACCCCGTCGGCTCGGTGCGCTTCAGCCTGAACGATGTGGCCGACTACGCCACCCAAACCAATCCGCCCTACGCGATGGGCGGCGATGCGATCACCGACTACTGGCCATGGACGCCACCACTCGGCACCCTCACCGTCACCGCCACGCCCTACACCGGCTCAGGTGCCACCGGCACCACCGGCACACCGAAGACGGTCACCTTCACCGTAATCAATAGCCAGCTCACCGGCGACCCCGTCGCCAACGCGGGTGAGGACAAGGCTATCGTGCTGCCCACCTCCTCGGTCATCTTCAATGGCTCCGGCACCGACACCGACGGCACCATCTCCAGCTATTCCTGGTCACAGGTCTCCGGCCCGAATACCGCCACCCTTTCTAACAAAACGACCGCAAACCTCACTGCCTCCGGACTGTCTCAGGGCAGCTACCTCTTCCGCCTCACCGTCACCGACAATTCCAACAAAACGGCCACCGATGACGTGCTCTTGAACGTGCTGCCCGCCGGCAGCGGCAGCGCCTTGATCACCGGCGAGCTCAAGAAGTGGCACAAGGTCACCTTCAGCTTCACCGGCCCCACCACCAATGAAGAAGCCACGCCGAACCCCTTCACCGACTACCGCCTGAACGTCACCTTCACGCACGTCGCCAGCGGCAAGAGCTACGTGGTGCCCGGCTACTTCGCCGCGGATGGCAATGCCGCGAACACCTCCGCCACGGCCGGCAATGTCTGGCGCGTCCATTTCGCTCCGGATGAAACCGGCGCGTGGAGCTACAGCGCGGCCTTCCGCTCTGGCAGCAATATCGCCACCTCGACCAGCGCGGGCACCAGCGCCGGATACTTCGATGCCGACACCGGCACCTTCAACATCGCCGCCACCGACAAGACCGGCATCGACTTCCGCGGCAAGGGCCGCCTCGAATACGTCGGCAAGCATCACCTGCGCTTCGCCGAAACCGGCCAGTATTTCATGAAGGAAGGCACCGATGCCCCGGAGAACTTCCTCGCCTACTCCGACTTCGACGGCGACTTCAAAACCGATGGTTTCGGCGACAACTACCTGAAGAACTGGTCCGCCCATGCCTCCGACTGGCAAGCCGGCGATCCAGTCTGGCAAAGCACCAAGGGCAAGGGCCTGATCGGCGCGATCAACTACCTCGCCTCCGAAGGCCTCAATGCCTTCTCCTTCCTCACCCTGAACATCGAGGGCGATGACAAGAACGTCTTCCCCTACACGACCTACGCCGAACGCAGTAGATTCGACGTCTCGAAGCTCGACCAGTGGGAGATGATCTTCGAGCACGGCACCCGCAAGGGCATGCACCTCAATTTCAAGACCCTGGAAACCGAGAACGAGCTGATGCTCGATGGCGGCGACCTCGGCAACCAGCGCAAGCTCTACTACCGCGAGCTCATCGCCCGCTTCGGCCACAACCTCGCACTGAACTGGAACCTCGGCGAGGAGATTGATTCTGCCTCCACCTCGCAGAAGCAATCGTGGGCGCAGTACTTCTACGACGCCGATCCCTACAAGCACCCGATCGTC is a window of Luteolibacter sp. Y139 DNA encoding:
- a CDS encoding DUF5060 domain-containing protein is translated as MSFHLPSRRFAPLAFALLLCSGVGQMVRAQQGAALPVEGEMKRWHTLTFDFAGPATSESATPNPFTDYRMDVTFTHPASGATLLVPGFFAADGGAADSSASSGNVWRVHFAPERVGDWTYSISFRSGTNVATADGPAPGASAGYFDGLQGSFTIAPSDKTGRDFRGKGRLDYVGRHHLRFAGTGEYFMKAGVDSPENLLSYADFDGDFKTDGQKDELVKTWAPHVADWQPGDPTWQGDKGKGLIGALNYLASEGLNSVSFLTMNINGDDKNVFPYTTYGERSRLDVSRLDQWETIFEHATRKGFYLHFKTQETENELLLDNGNLGPQRKLYYRELIARFSHHLALNWNLGEEINNATTAQKAAWAQFFHDNDPYHHPIVIHNGDQHFDLMGPQFALTGMSLQLNEANFSDTFTNILRYVRRSDQYGKAWVVGCDEPGNASASLRPDSDPGTSHTDARRDALWATIMAGGAGCEFYFGSNYPNSDMTCQDFRSRDAFWDYCRHALTFFKENTFAFELMSNQNELVSGYGDNGNRCLAKIGDTYLIQLRSGGTHTLDLTGTTGSFTVKWFDPRNGGTAIPAADLEGGGIVSLGSPPASPTEDWIVLVKSTSGASATNRAPTVTAGADRQAFLTGETVSFPLEGVVSDDGLPDPAELAVAWTMVSGPAPVTFAQPNAAATQITFTTGGTYVLSLAANDSDLDAHDEITVTISLPTEGNLPPVYNGYAFITSVNEPLSLPYGAILASASDPDGDPVSPVMTNGSSSQGGQVVMEAGHLTYAPSIDYFGPDSFVLTVGDGRGGFTTATITVQVAEAGSIPPPTSSPGLLRVGEGVMRFRYFGAPGANYTLERSTDLATWTTLATDLSGEIDYLDTAAPTKAAFYRIVAP
- a CDS encoding CbrC family protein — protein: MTSLPHFPYHRDPESSGSIRSSDAACECCGKAPGLLYDGVVYAEESVQNLCPWCIADGSAADKFDAEFFDAYFCDDDQNEVKMPPEAYREVFSRTIGFPTFNPIGWWVHCNQPAEYVTRNEPYEMVFECRVCHQRHAIDDLD
- a CDS encoding PKD domain-containing protein, coding for MSPLRALLASLFLTPAVHAVTPVSSTDIYQESGGILVMEAERTPSSLGSGSNRWELYEPGETNFVTGATNDAHLEFQGNSSNGGPAAAPLTYKFRINEGGYYYIHIRARARLDGATSDKNNDCYIKVTGDSYGAGPNAGNAHLMDAPLSLLTSNTKLYGAGTTTWGWSDQLDAGGTDNKRWPVYNFTSGGTYTLTISGRSIKYNFDRIVFRKSTIATASAKSASLPESSTTVSSGTGQAVSTLMLVNADTDHDIGPITSGMTINLALTGANLNVRAVTSPSIVGSVRFSLDGAADSMTQSSAPYTLGGDGPGDDYLPWTPSLGGHTLIATPYTAASAGGTAGTPMTVNFTVINTPPGGSPTANAGTDKSITLPTNSVVINGTGTDTDTGGSISAYAWTQVSGPSTATLSGNTTANLTASALAQGTYVFRLTVTDNSSLTGYDDVSVVVNAAAGVPVANAGADKAITLPTNSVVINGSGTDAGGSISAYAWTQVSGPSTATLSGAATANLTASNLVQGPYVFRLTVTDNSALTASDDATVTVSAASGGSGQSVTTLMLIDADTDSEIGPLINGATIDLAVVGANLNIRADTSPYPVGSVRFSLNDVADYATQTNPPYAMGGDAITDYWPWTPPLGTLTVTATPYTGSGATGTTGTPKTVTFTVINSQLTGDPVANAGEDKAIVLPTSSVIFNGSGTDTDGTISSYSWSQVSGPNTATLSNKTTANLTASGLSQGSYLFRLTVTDNSNKTATDDVLLNVLPAGSGSALITGELKKWHKVTFSFTGPTTNEEATPNPFTDYRLNVTFTHVASGKSYVVPGYFAADGNAANTSATAGNVWRVHFAPDETGAWSYSAAFRSGSNIATSTSAGTSAGYFDADTGTFNIAATDKTGIDFRGKGRLEYVGKHHLRFAETGQYFMKEGTDAPENFLAYSDFDGDFKTDGFGDNYLKNWSAHASDWQAGDPVWQSTKGKGLIGAINYLASEGLNAFSFLTLNIEGDDKNVFPYTTYAERSRFDVSKLDQWEMIFEHGTRKGMHLNFKTLETENELMLDGGDLGNQRKLYYRELIARFGHNLALNWNLGEEIDSASTSQKQSWAQYFYDADPYKHPIVIHNSTFELHRDLLGDASKLTGFSLQLNEPDFTDMFAMTKDYIDRSDNADRPWVVACDEPGDSSFALRPDSDPGTSHTDARKNALWGNIMAGGAGCEWYFGYALSNSDLTCQDFRSRDSFWDYCRYTLQFLSANNVPFADMTNRNSLVSGNGNNANRCLAKTGSTYLVQLPNGGTHTLNLTGTTGGFTVKWFDPRNGGALINGLAVTGGGTVSLGAPPNNTTQDWVALVQSTSGSGGASNQSPVANAGADTSATLSSSSVAVSLTGTATDDGLPENSVLTRTWSQVSGPAVVSFSSTTTASTTATFSTAGTYVLRFSASDGTLSASDDVTVTISASATNQYPVVNAGSDKSTTLSSSSVAVSLTGTATDDGLPTGSSLTRTWSQVSGPAVVGFSSTTTATTTATFTATGTYVLRLSGSDGSLSASDDVTVTISPPTGGTTQRTFTPVHDAYTEGGANNNNTQLRLEKSTTRTRITFLQFDLTTLGSAPSAAVVKLTEGDDTSSGSMTLRLYAATSNNWTETNVSSTNQPAKGTQLATFTGDITDGRVIDFNVASLVTGPGIYSFILEADSSTKDVSFASKENATTAARPSLVTTTAGGGTSNTAPTYPGTSFSTGQNEPILIPFTLLLAGSSDPDGDPVTVSGASTTSTRSGSITLGGDSLTYTPASSFAGTDTFSLTVQDGRGGSTTGTVTMQVIGNDGIAGFAPPVLQRITGNQIRMTFTGAPATSYRFERSTNLTSWTTLQTLTSGSNGQVQFTDPTPPTGKAYYRLATP
- a CDS encoding patatin-like phospholipase family protein codes for the protein MEWTAPPSGRARLLAFDGGGIRGLFSLEIARRMEALLRERHGRPDLVLADHFHYMGGTSTGAIIATFLSWGLPVDEVIRLYRENAKVMFTKASLGSLYKHRFAGQPISDFLKHFFVESDGTPATLGTRKLRTLLLVVTRNASTGSPWPMSNNPRALYNDRAQPGCNLDLPLWQIVRASTAAPTFFPPEVIEIVDQHSGETKRQVFAFEDGGVTPFNNPAYLLYTMATLPEYRLNWPDGKDRLSLVSIGTGRVKTGRGSRIDENLLGQAKSIPTALIGSAQWMQDMLCRQHGECRHGEPLDSEIGDLIRENPRAAFLYARYDRSIGDADMEAAMKVSKKGFTLDNIELMDFLGEMGRGYAEQSVKLEHFD